A window of Hyalangium gracile contains these coding sequences:
- a CDS encoding phage holin family protein — protein MELESERLERSQLETLSTAELVRHALAEAKLLVKAEVLHAKKELREEVKAARTSGILLGAALTLVLCGLAALFVAIGLALPLSAWLGVLLVGVAILLIAGGLAWAGVKKLPKKPLPHTQERLKADFELARGTLQ, from the coding sequence GTGGAACTCGAATCGGAGCGCCTGGAGCGAAGCCAACTGGAAACCCTGAGCACCGCCGAGCTCGTCCGGCACGCCCTCGCCGAGGCGAAGCTGCTGGTCAAGGCGGAGGTGCTCCACGCCAAGAAGGAACTGCGCGAGGAGGTGAAGGCCGCGCGCACCAGCGGCATCCTGCTGGGAGCGGCCCTCACGCTGGTGCTGTGCGGCCTGGCGGCGCTCTTCGTCGCGATAGGGCTGGCGCTGCCGTTGAGCGCCTGGCTCGGCGTGCTGCTGGTGGGGGTGGCCATCCTGCTCATCGCGGGAGGGCTGGCCTGGGCCGGGGTGAAGAAGCTGCCGAAGAAGCCGTTGCCGCACACCCAGGAGCGGCTCAAGGCGGACTTCGAGTTGGCGCGGGGGACACTGCAATGA
- a CDS encoding RCC1-like domain-containing protein codes for MSRRNIWLASALLLAGALGCTDFDKEGESFCQRNPAACNPDKTPPEITASQQSAPSALGEQTLTFSVTAKDAETAQLRFSWTASAGTLAEPTHTDTTSTVTWTAPLCLPAGTPITVTVTVMDDGGFSTQKSFTATVNACPTPKVAAGGGHSLALRANGTVWSWGLNVFGQLGNGSPIVLVAEPGRVPGLTAVTAVAAGQQHSLALRSDGTVWAWGYNNSGQLGDGTTTSSNVPVQVTGLTSVTAIAAGTTHSMALRSDGTVWAWGNNNSGQLGDGTTTQRNTPVQVLTLTDVTAIATGSSHGVALRGNKTVWTWGRNNSGQLGDGTTTSRSSPGQVPGLTEVAAIAAGSVSSLVARSDGSAWGWGDNDDGQLGDGTTTQRNAPIQVATLSNVTLLAAGTSHAMALRGDGTVWTWGRNSAGQLGDGTTTDRLLPQQVPGLSNVASIASGESHSMVLHADGTVRTWGSTVLGQLGDGVSSLRLSAVQVAGLSSVLAIGAGDSHSLAALANGSVQTWGDNDNGQLGDGTLVKRSLPTEVSGLSNVLSVAGGRSHSLARLSNNVVRAWGSNFYGQLGDGTTMERPFSVQVTSLTGITAIAAGESFSLAARSDGTVWAWGYNGLGQLGDGTTTNRLAPVQVTGLAGVTAVAAGYGHSLALRGTSVWAWGYNGSGQLGDSTSTNRGTAAVVPNLTGVTAITCGSDHSLALKSDGTVWAWGENGDGQLGDGTTIDRFEPRQVPGLSGITAIAAARSGSLAIGPGGVVFAWGDNSSGQLGDGTIISRPSPVQLPGLSNITALAAGGYHVLALRSDKTLWAWGFGEEGQLGDGSPSYRASPVLAVLP; via the coding sequence ATGAGCCGGAGAAACATATGGCTCGCCTCGGCCCTGCTTCTCGCCGGGGCTCTGGGCTGCACGGACTTCGACAAGGAGGGAGAGTCCTTCTGTCAGCGCAACCCCGCCGCCTGCAATCCGGACAAGACGCCTCCCGAGATCACCGCGAGCCAGCAGTCCGCTCCCAGCGCCCTGGGTGAGCAGACGCTCACCTTCAGCGTCACGGCGAAGGACGCGGAGACGGCCCAGCTCCGCTTCTCGTGGACGGCGAGCGCCGGCACCCTCGCGGAGCCAACCCACACCGACACCACCAGCACGGTGACGTGGACAGCGCCGCTGTGCCTGCCCGCGGGCACCCCCATCACGGTGACGGTGACGGTGATGGATGATGGCGGCTTCTCCACCCAGAAGTCCTTCACCGCCACCGTCAACGCCTGCCCCACTCCCAAGGTGGCCGCCGGCGGGGGACACTCCCTGGCCCTGCGCGCCAATGGCACGGTCTGGTCCTGGGGGCTCAACGTCTTCGGCCAGCTCGGCAACGGCTCTCCCATCGTGCTCGTGGCGGAGCCTGGGCGTGTGCCGGGGCTGACCGCCGTGACGGCCGTGGCCGCGGGCCAGCAGCACTCGCTGGCACTGCGAAGCGACGGCACCGTCTGGGCCTGGGGCTACAACAACTCCGGCCAGCTTGGAGATGGGACGACCACCAGCAGCAATGTGCCTGTCCAGGTGACGGGCCTGACCAGCGTCACCGCCATCGCCGCGGGTACCACCCACAGCATGGCCCTCCGAAGCGACGGCACCGTCTGGGCCTGGGGCAACAACAACTCCGGTCAGCTCGGGGATGGCACGACCACCCAGCGCAACACGCCCGTGCAGGTGCTCACCCTCACCGACGTCACCGCCATCGCCACAGGCTCCAGCCACGGCGTGGCCTTGCGCGGGAACAAGACGGTCTGGACCTGGGGCCGCAACAACTCCGGTCAGCTCGGGGATGGGACGACCACCAGCCGCTCCAGCCCTGGCCAGGTGCCCGGGCTGACGGAGGTGGCCGCCATTGCAGCCGGCTCCGTGTCCTCCCTCGTGGCCAGGAGCGATGGCTCCGCCTGGGGCTGGGGAGACAATGATGATGGCCAGCTGGGGGATGGGACGACCACCCAGCGCAACGCCCCCATCCAGGTGGCGACCCTGTCCAACGTCACCCTGCTGGCCGCGGGCACCAGCCACGCCATGGCCCTGCGTGGCGACGGCACTGTCTGGACCTGGGGAAGGAACAGCGCCGGCCAGCTCGGGGATGGAACGACGACGGATCGCCTGCTGCCCCAGCAGGTGCCCGGTCTGTCCAATGTGGCCTCCATCGCCAGCGGCGAGAGCCACTCGATGGTGCTCCACGCCGATGGCACCGTGAGGACCTGGGGAAGCACGGTGCTGGGCCAGCTGGGAGACGGCGTCTCCAGCCTGCGCCTCTCCGCCGTGCAGGTGGCGGGGCTGAGCTCCGTCCTGGCCATTGGCGCCGGTGACTCCCACTCCCTGGCCGCGCTGGCCAATGGCAGCGTCCAGACCTGGGGGGACAACGACAACGGCCAGCTGGGAGACGGGACGCTGGTGAAGCGCAGCCTGCCCACCGAGGTGTCCGGACTGTCCAACGTCCTGAGTGTCGCTGGCGGCAGGAGCCACTCCCTGGCGCGGCTCAGCAACAACGTCGTGCGGGCGTGGGGAAGCAACTTCTATGGCCAGCTGGGAGATGGCACCACCATGGAGCGTCCTTTCTCCGTGCAGGTCACCAGCCTGACCGGCATCACGGCCATCGCCGCGGGAGAGTCCTTCTCGCTGGCGGCGCGGAGCGATGGCACCGTCTGGGCGTGGGGCTACAACGGGCTGGGCCAGCTCGGCGATGGCACGACCACCAACCGCCTCGCTCCCGTGCAGGTGACGGGCCTGGCGGGAGTCACCGCCGTCGCCGCGGGCTATGGGCACTCGCTGGCGCTTCGTGGCACCAGCGTCTGGGCCTGGGGCTACAACGGCTCGGGGCAGCTCGGGGACAGCACCAGCACCAACCGCGGCACCGCCGCCGTGGTGCCCAACCTGACGGGCGTCACCGCCATCACCTGCGGGAGCGACCACTCCCTGGCCCTCAAGAGCGACGGCACCGTCTGGGCCTGGGGTGAGAACGGTGACGGTCAGCTCGGAGATGGAACGACCATCGACCGGTTCGAGCCGCGGCAGGTGCCAGGGCTGAGCGGCATCACCGCCATCGCGGCCGCCCGCTCCGGCTCGCTGGCCATCGGTCCCGGAGGCGTCGTCTTCGCGTGGGGCGACAACAGCTCCGGTCAGCTCGGGGATGGGACGATCATCAGCCGCCCTTCGCCCGTGCAGCTGCCGGGGCTCTCCAACATCACCGCGCTGGCCGCCGGCGGCTACCACGTGCTGGCACTGCGCTCGGACAAGACGCTCTGGGCCTGGGGCTTCGGTGAGGAGGGGCAGCTCGGAGACGGCTCGCCCTCGTACCGCGCCTCGCCGGTCCTCGCAGTCCTCCCCTGA
- a CDS encoding ADP-ribosylglycohydrolase family protein, producing the protein MPLTPAERQDRFHAAFLGLAIGDALGFPLRGIPPASLTRLTHLADDFSPRPRGKFAKGQFSDDTQLMLAAAESIIREGKVDGRSAAAHFAWLWQEGVILQPPRGLSESLQRLAGGKPWMSAGAPMGVKCPSVLSRAMVVGLFERSGHKRLPHDAGVLTVVTHKDPTCAAAAAAFAQAVALGLEEEPLTAVAFCEKLALAAAEHDKDLADEVRHLPRLLTWDPTRALTALRKIGVPRSELQGVDGLPAHVVPVLLTALYAALKVPHDFREAVALVLRCGGEVDVAAAVTGALLGAHLGTRALPARLRKQVLYLDNLVDTADRLFQARQVRETLATALALHRKR; encoded by the coding sequence ATGCCGCTGACTCCCGCTGAGCGCCAGGACAGGTTCCATGCGGCATTCCTGGGCCTTGCCATCGGGGACGCGCTCGGCTTCCCGCTCCGAGGCATTCCGCCGGCCAGCCTCACGCGGCTGACGCACCTGGCGGATGACTTCTCCCCGCGGCCGCGCGGCAAGTTCGCCAAGGGGCAGTTCTCGGACGACACGCAGCTGATGCTGGCGGCCGCCGAGAGCATCATCCGCGAGGGCAAGGTGGACGGGCGCAGCGCGGCCGCGCACTTCGCCTGGCTGTGGCAGGAGGGCGTCATCCTCCAGCCGCCCCGGGGGCTCTCCGAGTCGCTGCAGCGGCTGGCCGGTGGCAAGCCGTGGATGAGCGCGGGGGCGCCCATGGGCGTGAAGTGCCCCTCGGTGCTCAGCCGGGCCATGGTGGTGGGCCTCTTCGAGCGCAGCGGCCACAAGCGCCTGCCGCATGACGCGGGCGTGCTGACGGTGGTGACGCACAAGGACCCCACGTGCGCGGCGGCGGCGGCGGCCTTCGCGCAGGCGGTGGCCCTGGGCCTCGAGGAGGAGCCGCTCACCGCGGTGGCCTTCTGCGAGAAGCTGGCGCTGGCGGCGGCCGAGCACGACAAGGACCTGGCGGACGAGGTGCGGCACCTGCCCCGGCTGCTCACGTGGGACCCGACGCGGGCGCTCACCGCGCTGCGGAAGATTGGCGTGCCCCGCTCCGAGCTGCAGGGCGTGGACGGGCTGCCGGCGCACGTGGTGCCGGTGCTGCTGACGGCGCTGTACGCGGCGCTGAAGGTGCCGCACGACTTCCGCGAGGCGGTGGCGCTGGTGCTGCGCTGTGGCGGCGAGGTGGACGTGGCGGCGGCGGTGACCGGAGCGCTGCTGGGCGCGCACCTGGGCACGCGAGCGCTGCCCGCGCGGCTGCGCAAGCAGGTGCTCTACCTGGACAACCTGGTGGACACGGCGGACCGGCTCTTCCAGGCCCGGCAGGTGCGCGAGACGCTGGCCACGGCGCTCGCGCTGCACCGCAAGCGCTGA
- a CDS encoding RrF2 family transcriptional regulator, protein MHLTLHADYSLRVLLYLAARPGRLVSTQEVSEAYGISKNHLVRVVQTLGRHGFIEVRPGRTGGITLAREPSEISLGEVFRVAEPDFHLVECFERDKNTCPIAPACGLKGVLYEAREAFLAVLGKYTVADVVKRSRRDLADLFLPVSAERGP, encoded by the coding sequence GTGCATCTGACGCTTCACGCTGACTACTCGCTGCGCGTGCTGCTGTACCTGGCCGCGCGGCCCGGGCGCCTCGTCTCCACCCAGGAGGTGAGCGAGGCGTACGGCATCTCCAAGAATCACCTGGTGCGCGTGGTGCAGACGCTGGGCCGGCACGGCTTCATCGAGGTGCGCCCCGGCCGCACCGGCGGCATCACCCTGGCGCGCGAGCCCTCGGAAATCTCCCTGGGCGAGGTGTTCCGCGTGGCCGAGCCGGACTTCCACCTGGTGGAGTGCTTCGAGCGGGACAAGAACACCTGCCCCATCGCCCCCGCGTGCGGCCTCAAGGGCGTGCTCTACGAGGCGCGCGAGGCCTTCCTCGCGGTGCTGGGCAAGTACACGGTGGCGGACGTGGTGAAGCGCTCCCGCAGAGACCTGGCGGACCTCTTCCTTCCCGTCTCGGCGGAGCGCGGTCCATAA
- a CDS encoding FAD-binding oxidoreductase: protein MSRVRYEARWYPLEPEESVLDGLLRQGISVPHACKAGVCQSCLMRAANGVVPEKSQAGLKETLKARNYFLACSCRPEPGAELEVAGGGAEELRVPARLASLERLSEDVLRVRLRPEAPFEYRAGQYLTLLRADGLARSYSVASLPDEELLELHVRLLPGGAMSTWLRSEARPGDEVRLQGPAGECFYLPGRPEQPLLLAGTGTGLAPLYGIVRDALAQGHSGPLWLFHGALNPRGLYLVEELRALAARHPNLHYRPGVLEGRLGEDVHVGPLDALIRAECPKPVGWRAFLCGNPELVLSLRKKLFLAGLSLKDIHADAFLPSASTPAGAGATSRASDASR from the coding sequence ATGTCCCGGGTCAGGTACGAGGCGAGGTGGTATCCGCTGGAGCCGGAGGAGTCCGTGCTCGATGGGCTGCTGCGGCAGGGCATCTCCGTGCCGCATGCGTGCAAGGCGGGGGTGTGCCAGTCCTGCCTGATGCGCGCGGCCAACGGAGTGGTGCCGGAGAAGTCCCAGGCAGGGCTCAAGGAGACACTCAAGGCGCGCAACTACTTCCTGGCGTGCTCGTGCCGGCCGGAGCCGGGCGCGGAGCTGGAAGTGGCCGGCGGTGGAGCCGAGGAGCTGCGAGTGCCCGCGCGCCTCGCGTCCCTGGAGCGTCTGAGTGAGGACGTGCTGCGCGTGCGGCTGCGGCCGGAGGCGCCCTTCGAGTACCGGGCGGGCCAGTACCTCACCCTGCTGCGCGCGGATGGGCTGGCGCGCAGCTACTCGGTGGCGAGCCTGCCGGACGAGGAGCTGCTGGAGCTGCACGTGCGGCTGCTGCCGGGTGGGGCGATGAGCACGTGGCTTCGCTCCGAGGCTCGGCCGGGAGACGAGGTGCGGCTGCAGGGGCCCGCGGGTGAGTGCTTCTACCTGCCGGGCCGGCCGGAGCAGCCGCTGCTGCTGGCGGGCACGGGCACGGGGCTGGCGCCGCTGTACGGAATCGTCCGGGACGCGCTGGCGCAGGGCCACTCCGGTCCGCTCTGGCTCTTCCACGGCGCGCTGAATCCGCGAGGCCTCTACCTGGTGGAGGAGCTGCGCGCCCTGGCCGCGCGCCACCCGAACCTGCACTACCGGCCAGGGGTGCTGGAGGGCCGGCTGGGCGAGGATGTGCACGTGGGCCCGCTCGACGCGCTCATCCGCGCCGAGTGCCCGAAACCCGTCGGCTGGCGCGCGTTCCTCTGCGGGAACCCGGAGCTGGTGCTATCCCTCCGAAAGAAGCTCTTCCTGGCCGGGCTCTCGCTCAAGGACATCCACGCGGATGCCTTCCTGCCGAGCGCCAGCACGCCAGCGGGAGCAGGAGCCACCTCTCGTGCATCTGACGCTTCACGCTGA
- a CDS encoding group I truncated hemoglobin: MSTLFEQIGGSKAMDAAVELFYRRVLSDDRISRFFEGVDMERQAAKQKAFLTMVCGGPNSYTGLDMRKGHAHLVKQGLNDSHFNAVAEHLGGTLTELGVPAPLVQQVLQAAESMRADVLNK, translated from the coding sequence ATGAGCACCCTGTTCGAGCAGATCGGCGGTTCGAAGGCGATGGATGCGGCGGTGGAGCTCTTCTACCGGCGCGTGCTGTCGGACGACCGCATCAGCCGCTTCTTCGAGGGCGTGGACATGGAGCGCCAGGCCGCCAAGCAGAAGGCGTTCCTCACCATGGTATGCGGCGGGCCGAACAGCTACACGGGCCTGGACATGCGCAAGGGGCACGCGCACCTGGTGAAGCAGGGGCTGAACGACTCGCACTTCAACGCGGTGGCCGAGCACCTGGGCGGCACGCTGACGGAGCTCGGGGTGCCCGCGCCGCTCGTCCAGCAGGTGCTGCAGGCCGCCGAGAGCATGCGCGCGGACGTGCTGAACAAGTAG
- a CDS encoding F0F1 ATP synthase subunit epsilon: MAKLTVEIVTPEKRILSVQADEAIVPGGHGLFGVRPGHTPFLSLMEPGALTLIDGGRREAFFVAGGFVEVGNDKVLVLADGAEPVAGIDVEAARRRMAEAQQRMKDLKPEDARYEVEQATVRRETARMHAAGVR, translated from the coding sequence ATGGCCAAGCTGACCGTGGAGATTGTCACCCCTGAGAAGCGCATCCTCTCCGTGCAGGCGGACGAGGCCATCGTCCCGGGTGGTCACGGCCTCTTCGGTGTGCGGCCGGGCCACACGCCCTTCCTGTCGCTGATGGAGCCCGGAGCGCTCACCCTCATCGACGGCGGCCGGCGCGAGGCCTTCTTCGTGGCGGGCGGCTTCGTGGAGGTCGGCAACGACAAGGTGCTGGTGCTCGCCGATGGCGCCGAGCCCGTCGCCGGCATCGACGTGGAGGCCGCGCGCCGCCGGATGGCCGAGGCCCAGCAGCGCATGAAGGACCTCAAGCCCGAGGACGCCCGCTACGAGGTGGAGCAGGCCACGGTGCGCCGCGAGACGGCGCGCATGCACGCCGCCGGCGTCCGCTAG
- the atpD gene encoding F0F1 ATP synthase subunit beta: MSAQAATVGKITQVLGPVVDVEFPPGVLPEVYTALKVTNPTINAEADNLTIEVAQHLGENMVRCISMDSTEGLARGQAVKNTGAPIQVPVGKGTLGRILNVTGEPVDEVGPVKAQQTWPIHRPAPTFVDQDVRVQAFETGIKVIDLLAPYTRGGKIGLFGGAGVGKTVLLQELIRNVAKERGGFSVFAGVGERTREGNDLYHEMQESKVINMENLEASQCVLVYGQMNEPPGARARVALSALTIAEYFRDVEGRDVLLFIDNIFRFTQAGSEVSALLGRIPSAVGYQPTLSTEMGALQERITSTTKGSITSVQAIYVPADDLTDPAPATTFAHLDATTVLNRAISELGIYPAVDPLDSTSRILDPLVVGQDHYGVARKVQGILQRYKELQDIIAILGMDELSEEDKLTVARARKIQKFLSQPFFVAEVFTGKPGRYVKLQDTIQGFREIADGKHDDIPEAAFYMAGDINEVLENARKMAAA, encoded by the coding sequence ATGAGCGCTCAAGCTGCGACGGTAGGCAAGATCACCCAGGTTCTCGGACCCGTGGTTGACGTGGAGTTCCCGCCCGGCGTGCTCCCGGAAGTGTACACCGCCCTCAAGGTGACCAACCCCACCATCAACGCCGAGGCGGACAACCTCACCATCGAGGTGGCGCAGCACCTGGGCGAGAACATGGTGCGCTGCATCTCCATGGACTCCACCGAGGGCCTGGCCCGCGGGCAGGCGGTGAAAAACACGGGCGCCCCCATCCAGGTGCCGGTGGGCAAGGGCACCCTGGGCCGCATCCTCAACGTCACCGGTGAGCCGGTGGACGAGGTGGGCCCGGTGAAGGCCCAGCAGACCTGGCCCATCCACCGTCCGGCCCCCACCTTCGTGGACCAGGACGTGCGCGTCCAGGCCTTCGAGACGGGCATCAAGGTGATCGACCTGCTGGCCCCCTACACCCGTGGTGGCAAGATTGGCCTGTTCGGCGGCGCGGGCGTGGGCAAGACGGTGCTCCTGCAGGAGCTCATCCGCAACGTCGCCAAGGAGCGCGGTGGCTTCTCGGTGTTCGCCGGCGTGGGCGAGCGCACCCGCGAGGGCAACGACCTGTATCACGAGATGCAGGAGTCCAAGGTCATCAACATGGAGAACCTGGAGGCCAGCCAGTGCGTGCTGGTGTACGGGCAGATGAACGAGCCGCCCGGCGCCCGTGCTCGCGTGGCGCTCTCGGCGCTCACCATCGCGGAGTACTTCCGTGACGTGGAGGGCCGCGACGTGCTGCTCTTCATCGACAACATCTTCCGGTTCACCCAGGCCGGCTCCGAGGTGTCCGCGCTCCTGGGCCGCATCCCCAGCGCGGTGGGTTACCAGCCGACGCTGTCCACGGAGATGGGCGCCCTGCAGGAGCGCATCACCTCCACCACCAAGGGCTCCATCACCTCGGTGCAGGCCATCTACGTGCCCGCCGACGACCTGACGGACCCGGCGCCCGCCACCACGTTCGCCCACCTGGACGCGACCACGGTGCTCAACCGCGCCATCTCCGAGCTGGGCATCTACCCCGCGGTGGATCCGCTCGACTCCACCAGCCGCATCCTGGATCCGCTCGTGGTGGGCCAGGACCACTACGGCGTGGCCCGCAAGGTCCAGGGCATCCTCCAGCGGTACAAGGAGCTGCAGGACATCATCGCCATCCTCGGCATGGACGAGCTGTCCGAGGAGGACAAGCTCACGGTGGCGCGCGCGCGGAAGATCCAGAAGTTCCTGTCGCAGCCCTTCTTCGTGGCCGAGGTGTTCACCGGCAAGCCGGGCCGCTACGTGAAGCTGCAGGACACCATCCAGGGCTTCCGCGAGATCGCCGACGGCAAGCACGACGACATCCCCGAGGCGGCCTTCTACATGGCGGGCGACATCAACGAGGTGCTCGAGAACGCCCGCAAGATGGCGGCGGCGTAA
- the atpG gene encoding ATP synthase F1 subunit gamma: MASLRDIRKRIRSVKNTRQITKAMKMVAAAKLRKAQDAIIAARPYAQMLDQIISDLAARSGDEEVSHPLLTARPIRRAEVVLLTSDRGLAGGFNSNVIRRASRFLYENSALERIQFSTVGRKGHDFLRNRGQTIRKDFGGLYQRLNYLSAKAVAEELTASYLNGEVDVVYIIYNEFVSAISQKVLVSQMLPLQTFGPAAPAAPAGAAGGALATPGAGLVDFKYEPSRNDVLDRLVPQAVSIKLYRALLESVASEHGARMSAMENATSNATDMIGKLSLHYNRTRQAVITKELMEIVSGAEALK; the protein is encoded by the coding sequence ATGGCGTCCCTTCGCGACATCCGCAAGCGCATCCGCTCGGTGAAGAACACGCGGCAGATCACCAAGGCGATGAAGATGGTGGCCGCCGCCAAGCTGCGCAAGGCCCAGGATGCCATCATCGCCGCCCGCCCCTACGCGCAGATGCTGGACCAGATCATCTCGGATCTGGCCGCGCGCTCGGGGGATGAGGAGGTGTCCCACCCGCTGCTGACGGCCCGTCCCATCCGCCGCGCGGAGGTGGTGCTGCTCACCTCGGACCGCGGCCTGGCCGGTGGCTTCAACTCCAACGTCATCCGCCGCGCCAGCCGCTTCCTCTACGAGAACAGCGCCCTGGAGCGCATCCAGTTCTCCACGGTGGGCCGCAAGGGCCACGACTTCCTGCGCAACCGCGGGCAGACCATCCGCAAGGACTTCGGCGGCCTCTACCAGCGGCTGAACTACCTGTCCGCCAAGGCCGTGGCCGAGGAGCTCACCGCCAGCTACCTCAACGGCGAAGTGGACGTCGTCTACATCATCTACAACGAGTTCGTCTCCGCCATCAGCCAGAAGGTGCTCGTGTCGCAGATGCTGCCGCTGCAGACCTTCGGGCCGGCGGCTCCTGCCGCTCCGGCGGGTGCCGCGGGCGGCGCGCTGGCCACGCCGGGCGCGGGGCTGGTGGACTTCAAGTACGAGCCGAGCCGCAACGACGTGCTGGACCGGCTGGTGCCGCAGGCCGTCTCCATCAAGCTGTACCGCGCGCTGCTCGAGAGCGTGGCCAGCGAGCACGGCGCCCGCATGAGCGCCATGGAGAACGCCACCAGCAACGCCACGGACATGATCGGCAAGCTGTCCTTGCACTACAACCGCACGCGCCAGGCCGTCATCACCAAGGAGCTCATGGAGATCGTCTCTGGCGCCGAGGCCCTCAAGTAG